Proteins encoded together in one Camelina sativa cultivar DH55 chromosome 9, Cs, whole genome shotgun sequence window:
- the LOC104710731 gene encoding mini zinc finger protein 2-like, producing the protein MRKRQVVLRRSSPEEPSRSSSTASSLTVRTVRYGECQKNHAAAVGGYAVDGCREFMASRGEEGTLAALTCAACGCHRSFHRREIETEVICDCNSPPSTGN; encoded by the coding sequence ATGAGGAAGCGTCAGGTGGTATTGAGGAGATCTTCCCCAGAAGAACCTTCTAGAAGCTCGTCGACAGCTTCATCTCTGACGGTGAGAACTGTGAGATACGGTGAGTGTCAGAAGAACCATGCCGCCGCGGTGGGAGGTTATGCCGTTGACGGCTGCCGAGAGTTCATGGCAAGCCGGGGTGAAGAAGGTACATTGGCAGCTCTAACGTGCGCTGCCTGTGGCTGCCACCGCAGTTTCCATCGAAGAGAAATCGAAACCGAGGTTATTTGTGACTGTAATTCACCTCCTTCTACTGGAAATTAg